In Calothrix sp. PCC 7507, one DNA window encodes the following:
- a CDS encoding PspA/IM30 family protein: MGLFDRIKRVVSANLNDLVNKAEDPEKMLEQAILEMQEDLVQLRQGVAQAIAAQKRTEKQYNDAQNEINKWQRNAQLALQKGDENLARQALERKKTYTETGGALKASLDQQSGQVETLKRNLIQLESKISEAKTKKEMLKARITTAKAQEQLQGMVSGMNTSSAMAAFERMEEKVLIQEARAQSMGELASADLESQFAQLESGSDVDDELAALKAQMLPPATPANQPQLPPQQQATPPKSSEPLDSELESLRKQLDQM, translated from the coding sequence ATGGGATTATTCGATCGCATTAAGCGAGTGGTCAGTGCTAATCTCAACGACCTGGTAAATAAAGCTGAAGACCCCGAAAAAATGCTGGAACAAGCCATCCTGGAAATGCAGGAAGACTTGGTACAGCTGCGTCAGGGAGTTGCTCAGGCTATTGCTGCCCAAAAACGGACTGAGAAACAGTATAACGATGCCCAAAACGAAATCAACAAGTGGCAACGTAACGCCCAACTGGCACTGCAAAAAGGTGATGAAAACCTAGCACGCCAAGCCCTAGAACGTAAAAAAACTTATACAGAAACAGGCGGTGCCCTCAAGGCCAGCCTAGATCAGCAAAGTGGTCAGGTAGAAACTCTCAAGCGCAACTTAATCCAGCTAGAAAGCAAAATTTCGGAAGCCAAAACCAAGAAAGAAATGCTCAAAGCCCGGATTACTACTGCCAAGGCTCAAGAGCAACTCCAAGGCATGGTCAGCGGGATGAATACCAGCAGTGCTATGGCAGCCTTTGAGCGCATGGAAGAAAAAGTCTTAATACAAGAAGCCCGCGCCCAATCAATGGGAGAACTAGCCAGTGCTGATTTAGAAAGCCAGTTTGCACAGTTAGAATCTGGTAGTGATGTTGATGATGAATTGGCAGCTTTAAAAGCTCAAATGCTACCACCTGCCACTCCCGCAAATCAACCCCAACTGCCACCACAACAACAAGCTACCCCTCCCAAATCTAGTGAACCGCTTGATTCTGAGTTGGAATCACTCCGCAAACAATTGGATCAAATGTAA
- a CDS encoding PspA/IM30 family protein — MEVMKRILRVIRANLNSLLGNAEDPEKILENTVLEMQGNLVQLRQGVAQAIAIQKRTERQATSAKSTAEEWYRRAQLALQQGNEPLAREALTKRQAYQQTTEALSHQISEQNNLVAKLKKDMRSLELKIAEAKTKKDMYIARARSAEASFRLQEMLNGVSTTSSLNAFERMEDKVLQIEAKSEAIAQLGGDELQKQFASLESATSVDAELAAMKAQVLNAADNTQSPQQSPKSQEP, encoded by the coding sequence ATGGAAGTGATGAAGCGTATCCTCAGGGTTATTCGCGCTAACCTCAATAGTTTGCTCGGCAATGCGGAAGATCCAGAAAAAATTCTGGAAAACACCGTTTTGGAGATGCAGGGAAATTTAGTGCAATTGCGACAGGGGGTAGCACAAGCGATCGCCATCCAAAAACGCACCGAACGTCAGGCAACAAGTGCCAAGTCTACGGCAGAAGAATGGTATCGCCGCGCTCAATTAGCACTGCAACAAGGCAACGAACCTCTAGCACGGGAGGCTCTCACCAAACGTCAAGCTTACCAACAGACTACAGAAGCCCTCTCTCATCAGATATCAGAACAAAACAATTTGGTGGCTAAACTAAAAAAGGATATGCGATCGCTAGAGTTAAAAATTGCCGAAGCCAAAACCAAAAAAGATATGTATATTGCCCGCGCTCGTTCGGCTGAGGCATCTTTCCGACTCCAAGAAATGCTGAACGGAGTTTCTACCACCAGCAGCTTAAATGCCTTTGAGCGCATGGAAGATAAAGTTTTGCAAATAGAAGCTAAATCAGAAGCCATAGCTCAACTCGGTGGCGACGAACTGCAAAAACAATTTGCTTCTCTAGAATCTGCCACTAGCGTTGATGCGGAACTCGCAGCGATGAAAGCACAGGTTTTAAATGCAGCAGATAACACACAATCGCCACAACAGTCACCCAAAAGTCAAGAACCTTAA